The following proteins are co-located in the Engraulis encrasicolus isolate BLACKSEA-1 chromosome 2, IST_EnEncr_1.0, whole genome shotgun sequence genome:
- the LOC134442827 gene encoding NACHT, LRR and PYD domains-containing protein 3-like isoform X1 has protein sequence MILSPDYQEDLKRKDEDESDAREGVLKMALHFLLDMERTDLADKLKEHELDVLCLAELRKHLKNKYKTVFEGIPRQGSSALLEKIYTEIYITEGGNGKINEEHEVRQIESISKRPVGRENQIKCSDIFKPLRGQDKPSRRVMTKGVAGIGKTISIQKYILDWAEGKDNKEIQFIFPLPFRELNLMRGTQLSLMDLLHHFFPELKQLTFDSQEKYKLLFIFDGLDECRLELNFQENESWTDVNDVTSLDVLLTNLINGNLLPSALLWITSRPAAASQIPPDCVDLVTEIQGFNDTQKEEYFSNRFNDDSFVSTIMSHIKSSRSLHIMCHIPVFCWITAYVLVVILGSLGGRQLPKTLTEMYTYFLIFQTKQANEKFGNVHDLKPQWNKNLILALGKLAYEQLEKGNVIFYEDDLRECGIDIREAAVFSGVCTQIFRQESAISQATVFCFVHLSIQEYLAALYVFLMMATEKKNVMSNHQRYQRWTQLFGKQSIPILHKNAVDKALEYEDGRFDLFLRFLLGLSLESNQTLLHGLLQRGERHIGNAETISYIKEKIKDVHSSERMINLFHCLNELNDRSLVEDIQRFLSTGTLSEAQLSPGQWSALVFVLLTSDQKLDVFDLKKYVRSDEGLQRLKPVVEQSEMLMLDSCELSEMSCTTMASVLCKASKVKKLDLSYNKIGDVGVKQLCSGLENSNCALESLRLADCGIRGVGYAALASALKSNPSHLEELDLMGNIPGKSGVKLLLELQQDPACKLQKLRLLKSDAAEHACVYLTSVLHENPLLLTELDLSEKIPGDSGVTQLCPLLEDSHCRIKTLKFTLTSE, from the exons ATGATTCTTAGTCCAGATTACCAAGAAGACTTAAAGAGAAAAGATGAGGATGAGAGTGATGCCAGAGAAGGAGTTCTCAAGATGGCACTGCACTTCTTATTGGACATGGAGAGAACGGATCTTGCTGACAAACTGAAAGAAC ATGAGCTGGATGTACTTTGTCTGGCTGAACTGAGAAAACATCTCAAGAACAAGTACAAGACTGTGTTTGAAGGAATTCCCAGGCAGGGAAGCTCTGCATTGCTAGAAAAAATCTACACAGAGATTTACATTACAGAAGGAGGAAATGGGAAAATAAATGAAGAGCATGAAGTCAGGCAGATTGAGTCCATATCCAAAAGACCAGTTGGAAGGGAGAATCAAATCAAATGCAGTGACATATTCAAGCCCTTACGTGGTCAGGACAAGCCAAGCAGAAGGGTGATGACAAAGGGGGTAGCTGGCATTGGTAAAACCATCTCCATTCAGAAGTACATCCTGGACTGGGCGGAGGGAAAAGACAACAAAGAGATCCAATTCATTTTCCCATTGCCTTTTCGGGAGCTCAACCTCATGAGAGGCACACAGCTCTCTTTGATGGATCTCCTTCACCACTTCTTTCCAGAGCTGAAGCAGTTAACCTTTGACAGTCAAGAGAAGTACAAATTACTGTTCATCTTTGACGGTCTGGATGAATGTCGACTTGAACTAAACTTTCAGGAGAATGAAAGTTGGACCGATGTGAATGATGTCACTTCTTTGGATGTACTCCTCACAAATCTCATAAATGGaaatctgcttccctctgctctacTGTGGATCACCtccagaccagcagcagccagtcagatTCCACCCGATTGTGTTGACCTTGTCACAGAGATACAGGGGTTCAATGACACAcagaaggaggagtacttcagCAACAGGTTCAATGATGACAGTTTTGTAAGCACAATAATGTCTCACATTAAATCATCAAGGAGTctccacatcatgtgccacataccaGTGTTTTGCTGGATCACCGCTTACGTTCTTGTGGTGATTCTTGGCTCTTTAGGAGGACGGCAGCTTCCAAAAACGTTGACAGAGATGTACACATATTTCCTGATTTTCCAAACAAAGCAGGCAAATGAAAAGTTTGGCAATGTGCATGACCTTAAGCCACAATGGAACAAGAATCTTATCCTTGCACTTGGAAAACTAGCCTACGAACAGTTGGAGAAGGGAAACGTGATCTTCTATGAAGATGACCTGAGAGAGTGTGGCATTGATATCAGAGAAGCAGCAGTATTCTCTGGTGTCTGCACCCAGATCTTCCGACAGGAATCTGCAATTTCTCAAGCAAcagtgttctgctttgtccacctgagtatccaggagtatcttgcagctctgtatgtgtttctgatgATGGCAACCGAAAAGAAAAATGTGATGTCCAACCACCAACGTTATCAGCGTTGGACACAACTTTTCGGAAAACAATCCATACCCATCTTACACAAGAATGCTGTGGACAAAGCTTTGGAGTATGAAGATGGACGTTTTGACCTCTTCCTCCGGTTCCTTCTTGGTCTTTCTCTGGAGTCCAACCAGACTCTCCTGCATGGCCTTCTGCAGAGAGGAGAAAGGCATATTGGCAATGCTGAAACAATCAGCTACATTAAGGAGAAGATCAAGGACGTCCATTCATCAGAGAGGatgatcaacctcttccactgcctgaatgaactgaatgaccgCTCCTTAGTTGAGGACATCCAGAGGTTCCTGAGTACAGGGACACTTTCTGAAGCCCAGCTCTCACCTGGCCAGTGGTCGGCTctagtgtttgtgctgctgacatCAGACCAGAAGCTGGACGTGTTTGACCTGAAGAAGTATGTCAGGTCTGATGAAGGTCTCCAGAGGCTGAAGCCAGTAGTGGAGCAATCCGAAATGCTTAT GCTTGATAGCTGTGAGCTCAGTGAAATGAGCTGTACAACAATGGCATCTGTCCTCTGCAAAGCATCAAAAGTGAAGAAACTGGATCTCAGCTACAACAAaattggagatgttggagtcaAACAACTTTGTAGTGGGCTGGAGAACTCTAACTGTGCATTGGAGTCACTCCG ACTAGCGGACTGTGGCATAAGAGGAGTAGGATATGCTGCTCTCgcctcagctctcaaatcaaacccttcacacctggaggaaCTGGACCTGATGGGAAACATTCCGGGAAAATCTGGAGTGAAACTGCTTTTGGAATTACAGCAGGATCCAGCTTGTAAACTTCAGAAACTGAG GTTGTTGAAGAGTGATGCTGCTGAACACGCCTGTGTCTATCTGACTTCAGTTCTACATGAAAACCCTTTACTGCTGACAGAGCTGGATCTGAGTGagaagataccaggagactcaggagtgacgCAGCTCTGCCCCCTACTGGAGGACTCACACTGCAGAATCAAGACACTCAA GTTCACTTTGACATCCGAATAA
- the LOC134442827 gene encoding NACHT, LRR and PYD domains-containing protein 3-like isoform X2 — MILSPDYQEDLKRKDEDESDAREGVLKMALHFLLDMERTDLADKLKEHELDVLCLAELRKHLKNKYKTVFEGIPRQGSSALLEKIYTEIYITEGGNGKINEEHEVRQIESISKRPVGRENQIKCSDIFKPLRGQDKPSRRVMTKGVAGIGKTISIQKYILDWAEGKDNKEIQFIFPLPFRELNLMRGTQLSLMDLLHHFFPELKQLTFDSQEKYKLLFIFDGLDECRLELNFQENESWTDVNDVTSLDVLLTNLINGNLLPSALLWITSRPAAASQIPPDCVDLVTEIQGFNDTQKEEYFSNRFNDDSFVSTIMSHIKSSRSLHIMCHIPVFCWITAYVLVVILGSLGGRQLPKTLTEMYTYFLIFQTKQANEKFGNVHDLKPQWNKNLILALGKLAYEQLEKGNVIFYEDDLRECGIDIREAAVFSGVCTQIFRQESAISQATVFCFVHLSIQEYLAALYVFLMMATEKKNVMSNHQRYQRWTQLFGKQSIPILHKNAVDKALEYEDGRFDLFLRFLLGLSLESNQTLLHGLLQRGERHIGNAETISYIKEKIKDVHSSERMINLFHCLNELNDRSLVEDIQRFLSTGTLSEAQLSPGQWSALVFVLLTSDQKLDVFDLKKYVRSDEGLQRLKPVVEQSEMLMLDSCELSEMSCTTMASVLCKASKVKKLDLSYNKIGDVGVKQLCSGLENSNCALESLRGLWHKRSRICCSRLSSQIKPFTPGGTGPDGKHSGKIWSETAFGITAGSSL; from the exons ATGATTCTTAGTCCAGATTACCAAGAAGACTTAAAGAGAAAAGATGAGGATGAGAGTGATGCCAGAGAAGGAGTTCTCAAGATGGCACTGCACTTCTTATTGGACATGGAGAGAACGGATCTTGCTGACAAACTGAAAGAAC ATGAGCTGGATGTACTTTGTCTGGCTGAACTGAGAAAACATCTCAAGAACAAGTACAAGACTGTGTTTGAAGGAATTCCCAGGCAGGGAAGCTCTGCATTGCTAGAAAAAATCTACACAGAGATTTACATTACAGAAGGAGGAAATGGGAAAATAAATGAAGAGCATGAAGTCAGGCAGATTGAGTCCATATCCAAAAGACCAGTTGGAAGGGAGAATCAAATCAAATGCAGTGACATATTCAAGCCCTTACGTGGTCAGGACAAGCCAAGCAGAAGGGTGATGACAAAGGGGGTAGCTGGCATTGGTAAAACCATCTCCATTCAGAAGTACATCCTGGACTGGGCGGAGGGAAAAGACAACAAAGAGATCCAATTCATTTTCCCATTGCCTTTTCGGGAGCTCAACCTCATGAGAGGCACACAGCTCTCTTTGATGGATCTCCTTCACCACTTCTTTCCAGAGCTGAAGCAGTTAACCTTTGACAGTCAAGAGAAGTACAAATTACTGTTCATCTTTGACGGTCTGGATGAATGTCGACTTGAACTAAACTTTCAGGAGAATGAAAGTTGGACCGATGTGAATGATGTCACTTCTTTGGATGTACTCCTCACAAATCTCATAAATGGaaatctgcttccctctgctctacTGTGGATCACCtccagaccagcagcagccagtcagatTCCACCCGATTGTGTTGACCTTGTCACAGAGATACAGGGGTTCAATGACACAcagaaggaggagtacttcagCAACAGGTTCAATGATGACAGTTTTGTAAGCACAATAATGTCTCACATTAAATCATCAAGGAGTctccacatcatgtgccacataccaGTGTTTTGCTGGATCACCGCTTACGTTCTTGTGGTGATTCTTGGCTCTTTAGGAGGACGGCAGCTTCCAAAAACGTTGACAGAGATGTACACATATTTCCTGATTTTCCAAACAAAGCAGGCAAATGAAAAGTTTGGCAATGTGCATGACCTTAAGCCACAATGGAACAAGAATCTTATCCTTGCACTTGGAAAACTAGCCTACGAACAGTTGGAGAAGGGAAACGTGATCTTCTATGAAGATGACCTGAGAGAGTGTGGCATTGATATCAGAGAAGCAGCAGTATTCTCTGGTGTCTGCACCCAGATCTTCCGACAGGAATCTGCAATTTCTCAAGCAAcagtgttctgctttgtccacctgagtatccaggagtatcttgcagctctgtatgtgtttctgatgATGGCAACCGAAAAGAAAAATGTGATGTCCAACCACCAACGTTATCAGCGTTGGACACAACTTTTCGGAAAACAATCCATACCCATCTTACACAAGAATGCTGTGGACAAAGCTTTGGAGTATGAAGATGGACGTTTTGACCTCTTCCTCCGGTTCCTTCTTGGTCTTTCTCTGGAGTCCAACCAGACTCTCCTGCATGGCCTTCTGCAGAGAGGAGAAAGGCATATTGGCAATGCTGAAACAATCAGCTACATTAAGGAGAAGATCAAGGACGTCCATTCATCAGAGAGGatgatcaacctcttccactgcctgaatgaactgaatgaccgCTCCTTAGTTGAGGACATCCAGAGGTTCCTGAGTACAGGGACACTTTCTGAAGCCCAGCTCTCACCTGGCCAGTGGTCGGCTctagtgtttgtgctgctgacatCAGACCAGAAGCTGGACGTGTTTGACCTGAAGAAGTATGTCAGGTCTGATGAAGGTCTCCAGAGGCTGAAGCCAGTAGTGGAGCAATCCGAAATGCTTAT GCTTGATAGCTGTGAGCTCAGTGAAATGAGCTGTACAACAATGGCATCTGTCCTCTGCAAAGCATCAAAAGTGAAGAAACTGGATCTCAGCTACAACAAaattggagatgttggagtcaAACAACTTTGTAGTGGGCTGGAGAACTCTAACTGTGCATTGGAGTCACTCCG CGGACTGTGGCATAAGAGGAGTAGGATATGCTGCTCTCgcctcagctctcaaatcaaacccttcacacctggaggaaCTGGACCTGATGGGAAACATTCCGGGAAAATCTGGAGTGAAACTGCTTTTGGAATTACAGCAGGATCCAGCTTGTAA